The following are from one region of the Sciurus carolinensis chromosome 5, mSciCar1.2, whole genome shotgun sequence genome:
- the Cisd1 gene encoding CDGSH iron-sulfur domain-containing protein 1, with translation MGLTSHSSVRVEWIAAVTIAAGTAAVGYLAYKRFCIKDHSNKAMVNLHIQKDNPKIVHAFDMEDLGDKAVFCRCWRSKKFPFCDGSHTKHNEETGDNVGPLIVKKKET, from the exons ATGGGTCTGACTTCCCATTCCAGCGTACGAG TTGAATGGATTGCAGCAGTCACCATTGCTGCTGGGACAGCGGCTGTTGGTTACCTAGCTTACAAAAGATTCTGTATTAAAGATCATAGCAATAAAGCAATGGTAAACCTTCACATCCAGAAAGACAACCCCAAGATAGTACATGCTTTTGACATGGAGGATCTGGGAGATAAAGCTGTATTCTGCCGTTGCTGGAGGTCCAAAAAG ttCCCATTCTGTGATGGTTCTCACACAAAACATAACGAAGAGACTGGAGACAACGTGGGACCTCTGATtgtcaagaaaaaagaaacttaa